The Flavobacteriales bacterium genomic sequence GTCCTGAACCTATGTTGGTCGTATTGGCAACGTAAAACGTAATGGAGCGGGCCAGGTCATCTGCTGAGAATTCGAAGATAAGACCTACTTCAGAACCATCTGCAACACAGCACAGGTAATTGTCCGGACCAAAGGCATTGTTCAGAACACCGTTGTCGCGTGCAAATACGGTGTCAGTCACCATGAATGTGCTGGATGAGCTGTTGTCGCCCGGATTTTCTTCTGATTCTGTTTGCTGTACCGTGTAATTGATGGTGTATTCACCTGTATCTGCTGCGGTGGCACCGGGAGAGAAGGCATTGGTGATCTCCAAGGTATCGGTTACGTTAGGATCCAAAGAGATGCCGGGGCTGGTTTGGCTGTAAACGCTGGAGCCGCTTTTTTGGATGTCCACATCAAGTGTAACATTGGTTTGGGTAGCGGAACCGTTGTTGAATACTTCACCGCGGAAAGCGATGCTGGAAGTGGAAGCCTGACGCAACGGCATTTGTGAATAATAACCACCGTAAGTGTAGTTGAAGTCGGCAGCTGTGTTGGACAGCTGAACGTCATTCGCCGCACCTTGGGTCAGGGCAACATCATCAACGGTCCAGTAATAGTGGGCTGTGTTGATCAGGTGGAAACGAATCCAGACTTTGGATTGACCTGCAGCCACGGCGGAAATGTTTACTTGTGCCAACACCGGGTTGGGGCTGGAGGCATTTACGCCTACATCACTTACCGGAAACTCTGTCCATGAAGTGCTGTCGTTGCTAACCTCCACGGCCAAACGTGAAGTGAGCTGGCAGCACCAGCGGTAAGCATGTTGGAATTTCAGAATCACAGAACTCTCGCCGGAAAGATCCAGGGCTGAGGTTTGGAAGAAAGCATCCCATGGGGTATCACCCAATGCGTTGGCGCA encodes the following:
- a CDS encoding T9SS type A sorting domain-containing protein: MMENTDGSGNDWEYSTDSAISCVYVNQFAFKSTTASNGYMLFFGNKYNADVACANALGDTPWDAFFQTSALDLSGESSVILKFQHAYRWCCQLTSRLAVEVSNDSTSWTEFPVSDVGVNASSPNPVLAQVNISAVAAGQSKVWIRFHLINTAHYYWTVDDVALTQGAANDVQLSNTAADFNYTYGGYYSQMPLRQASTSSIAFRGEVFNNGSATQTNVTLDVDIQKSGSSVYSQTSPGISLDPNVTDTLEITNAFSPGATAADTGEYTINYTVQQTESEENPGDNSSSSTFMVTDTVFARDNGVLNNAFGPDNYLCCVADGSEVGLIFEFSADDLARSITFYVANTTNIGSGLSIFANLYKISASGDFSSSPVAQSDLRDIDSTDLGKWITVPFATPGDVMMDSTYVASIAVFGLDNGSFLRLGDDLTTNQPDPNIAPTTFISTGTTWYWITNSPLLRLNTTTTVGTDEISKKYNLTYYPNPTNDQVHLFATNLGNQKVTISVMDLLGNQLFSKEVTTQNGTVSEDISLANQAEGIYLMRMQGQDWEKTMKVTKVR